The Dehalococcoidales bacterium genome contains the following window.
ATCGACATGTTCATACCGCGCGGAGGGGAAGGACTTATCCGACACGTGATAGACACCGCCACCATGCCTGTGGTTAGTGGCGGCATCGGGGTATGCCACACCTATATCGACAGCAACGCTGACATCGAAAAGGCGGTACCTATCGTGTTCAACGCCAAGGTGCAGCGCCCCACTGTCTGCAACGCCCTCGATACCGTCCTTGTCCACGCGGATATCGCCGAGCGCTCCCTGCCACCGATGGCAGCCGAACTCGGTAAGGCCGGAGTGGAGATACGCTGCGACCAGCGGTCCCTGTCCATCCTGAAATCGAATAAATCGCTGAAGCTAACCGCAGCCACGGAGGAGGACTGGGGCAAGGAATTCCTGGCACTGATTGCCGCCGTGAAGGTGGTCGATTCCCTGGACGAGGCACTGGAGCACATCCGCACCTACGGCTCGGGGCACTCCGAGGCCATCATCACTGAGAACTACAGTGCTGCCATGCGCTTTCTCGACGAAGTGGACGCCGCCTGCGTCTATATCAATGCCAGCACGCGCTTCACCGACGGCGGTCAGTTCGGCCTCGGGGCGGAAGTGGGTATCAGCACCGGTAAAATGCACGCCCGTGGGCCGCTGGGTCTGAAGGAACTAACTACCTACAAGTGGATAATCTTCGGCAACGGGCAGGTCAGGAACTAGCGTTCTATTTCTGCTTTAACGTCTCTATGACCGCCTGCTGCGCCTGGAATAGCTCTCCGATGCCCTTTTCCGCCAGGGACAGCAGGAAGTCGATTGTCTCCTTGCTGAACGGCTTGCCCTCGGCGGTACCCTGCACTTCGACGAACTCGCCCTTGCTGGTCATCACCACGTTGAAGTCGACCTCGGCATTGAAATCCTCGTCGTAACAAAGGTCGAGAAGCCTCTGGCCGTGCGCCACCCCGACACTTATGGCCGCCACGCCGCTCAGGAGCGGCAGAGATGATATCAAG
Protein-coding sequences here:
- a CDS encoding glutamate-5-semialdehyde dehydrogenase; protein product: MEKAIEELRAKGKAAKEASRHLAYISTEIKNQALCNIADDLLVRKDEILAANQKDYRAAEASGMDTAMLDRLMLDESRLEGIAGDVRAVAALPDPVGETYDMRTLSNGLIIGRRRVPLGVIGSMYESRPNVTVDISVLCLKSGNAVILRGGKEALNSNSALATVVQDAVTRAGVPEGAVQFIDNTDRELVNHLLKMNDCIDMFIPRGGEGLIRHVIDTATMPVVSGGIGVCHTYIDSNADIEKAVPIVFNAKVQRPTVCNALDTVLVHADIAERSLPPMAAELGKAGVEIRCDQRSLSILKSNKSLKLTAATEEDWGKEFLALIAAVKVVDSLDEALEHIRTYGSGHSEAIITENYSAAMRFLDEVDAACVYINASTRFTDGGQFGLGAEVGISTGKMHARGPLGLKELTTYKWIIFGNGQVRN